A window of the Loxodonta africana isolate mLoxAfr1 chromosome 3, mLoxAfr1.hap2, whole genome shotgun sequence genome harbors these coding sequences:
- the LOC100654523 gene encoding olfactory receptor 2D2-like — translation MQELNQSTVTEFILLGFAPGPRTDPLLFTFFLVFYLLILMSNSLLITLIYQDLRLHTPMYFFIGVLSMLDMCYTTTTVPQMLVHILSKERAISFARCVAQMYIFLLFGVTESWLFSIMSVDRYMAICHPLRYKVIMSHWMCLLMVGICAAYGVVGGLSYTFFAMRLPYCGPKEIDHYFCEVPAVLKLACADTSLNDLVDFITGFNVIVVPLSLVVIVYANIFATITKIRSAQGRIRAFSTCASHITVVTMFAIPCIIMYMGPGSGSLSNSGKRLALFYNVATAFLNPVIYSLRNKDVKKAFLKLMGQDRASE, via the coding sequence ATGCAGGAACTCAACCAGTCCACGGTGACAGAATTCATTCTATTGGGCTTTGCCCCCGGCCCCAGGACCGATCCTCTGCTCTTCACTTTCTTTTTAGTATTTTACCTGCTGATTCTCATGAGCAATAGCCTCCTTATCACCCTTATCTACCAGGACTTGCGcctccacacacccatgtactttttcatCGGTGTCCTCTCCATGCTGGACATGTGCTACACCACCACTACTGTGCCCCAGATGCTCGTGCATATTCTCAGCAAGGAGAGGGCCATCTCTTTTGCTAGGTGCGTGGCCCAGATGTACATCTTCCTCCTCTTTGGGGTCACCGAGTCCTGGCTTTTCTCTATCATGTCTGTGGACAGGTACATGGCCATCTGCCACCCTCTCAGGTACAAGGTCATCATGAGCCACTGGATGTGTCTCCTCATGGTGGGTATCTGTGCAGCCTATGGTGTAGTGGGTGGCCTATCCTATACCTTCTTTGCTATGCGCCTGCCCTATTGTGGCCCTAAAGAAATTGACCACTACTTTTGTGAGGTCCCGGCTGTCCTGAAGCTGGCCTGTGCAGACACATCACTCAATGACTTGGTGGACTTCATCACAGGCTTCAATGTCATTGTGGTCCCTCTTTCCCTTGTTGTCATTGTCTATGCCAACATCTTTGCCACCATCACGAAGATCCGCTCAGCGCAGGGGCGAATCagggccttctccacctgtgcctcccacATCACTGTGGTTACCATGTTTGCCATTCCCTGCATCATCATGTACATGGGTCCTGGCTCTGGCTCTTTGTCAAACAGCGGCAAGAGACTGGCTTTATTCTATAACGTTGCCACAGCCTTCCTCAATCCTgtcatctacagtctgaggaacaaGGATGTGAAAAAGGCTTTCCTCAAACTGATGGGACAAGACAGGGCCTCAGAGTGA
- the LOC100654808 gene encoding olfactory receptor 2A12-like: MMPLFVLYRKKKKKKMQDFFWGNHSSLTQFILLGFSSNTKTNVILFSIFLFLYLITLLGNGLIIILIRMDSHLHTPMYFFLSVLSILDMGYVTTTVPQMLVHLVCQKKIISYIGCVAQMYIFLMLGITESWLFAIMTYDRYVAICHPLRYKVIMSALLCGLMVAFCGFWGISCALIYTVSTMILPYGGPNEINHFFCEVPAVLKLACADTSLNDRVDFILGFLLLLAPLSLIIIVYINIFAAILRIRSAQGQLKAFSTCAFHITVVTMFSVPCMVMYMRPGSAASPEEDKKLALFYNVISAFLNPIIYSLRNKDVKRAFLKVTGWGKVPE; this comes from the coding sequence ATGATGCCTCTGTTCGttctctacagaaaaaaaaaaaaaaaaaagatgcaggaCTTCTTCTGGGGAAACCACAGCTCTCTTACTCAGTTTATTCTTCTAGGATTCTCTAGCAATACCAAGACAAATGTTATTCTCTTCAGTATCTttctcttcctctacctcatCACCCTTCTAGGCAACGGGCTCATTATCATCCTGATACGTATGGACTCTCACcttcacacacccatgtactttttcctcagtgtCCTTTCCATTCTGGACATGGGGTATGTCACCACCACCGTGCCCCAGATGTTGGTGCATCTGGTTTGCCAGAAGAAGATCATCTCCTATATTGGATGTGTAGCTCAGATGTACATCTTCCTAATGCTGGGCATCACTGAGTCTTGGCTTTTTGCAATCATGACTTATGACAGATATGTAGCCATTTGCCATCCTCTCAgatataaggtcattatgagtgcTTTGCTATGTGGGTTAATGGTAGCCTTCTGTGGATTCTGGGGTATTAGTTGTGCCCTGATATACACAGTCTCTACTATGATTCTTCCCTATGGTGGTCCCAATGAGATAAATCACTTCTTCTGTGAAGTGCCTGCCGTCTTGAAGTTGGCCTGTGCAGATACATCTCTCAATGACAGAGTGGATTTCATCCTGGGTTTCCTCCTTCTGCTGGCCCCACTTTCCCTCATCATCATTGTCTACATCAATATCTTTGCTGCCATCTTGAGGATTCGCTCAGCCCAGGGGCAGCTCAAGGCTTTCTCCACCTGTGCCTTTCACATCACTGTGGTCACTATGTTCTCCGTACCATGCATGGTTATGTACATGAGACCTGGCTCTGCGGCCTCCCCAGAAGAGGACAAGAAGCTGGCTCTATTCTATAATGTGATCTCTGCCTTTCTGAACCCCATCATCTACAGCCTCAGGAACAAGGATGTGAAACGGGCTTTTCTCAAAGTGACAGGGTGGGGAAAAGTGCCAGAATAA